In Lotus japonicus ecotype B-129 chromosome 5, LjGifu_v1.2, one genomic interval encodes:
- the LOC130717692 gene encoding transmembrane emp24 domain-containing protein p24beta3 produces MMEGKRIANKMWMVLMCLMLSFVARIESLSVTVHEVECIYEYVLYEGDTVSGNFVVVDHDIFWGSDHPGIDLTVTSPAGNTVHDIKGTSGDKFQFKAPASGMYKFCFHNPYSTPETVSFYIHVGHIPNEHNLAKDEHLDPINVKIAELREALESVTAEQKYLKARDTRHRHTNESTRSRVIFYTVGEYLLLAAVSTLQVIYIRRLFSKSVAYNRV; encoded by the exons ATGATGGAGGGAAAGAGAATTGCGAACAAGATGTGGATGGTTTTGATGTGTTTGATGCTGAGCTTCGTTGCTCGCATTGAATCGCTCTCTGTCACTGTGCACGAGGTTGAGTGCATCTACGAGTATGTGCTCTATGAGGGTGACACCGTTTCCGGGAACTTCGTTGTTGTTGACCATGACATTTTCTGGGGCTCCGATCACCCCGGCATTGATCTCACG GTGACATCTCCTGCAGGTAATACTGTCCACGACATCAAGGGAACCTCTGGCGACAAGTTTCAATTTAAAGCCCCAGCTTCTGGGATgtacaaattttgttttcataaCCCATACTCGACACCTGAGACTGTTTCCTTCTACATCCATGTTGGTCATATTCCCAATGAGCATAACCTTGCCAAAGATG AGCATCTGGACCCAATTAATGTTAAAATTGCTGAGCTCAGGGAGGCACTAGAGTCTGTTACAGCTGAACAAAAGTACTTGAAAGCTCGTGATACTAGGCATCGCCATA CAAATGAGAGCACACGCTCGCGAGTCATATTCTACACTGTCGGAGAGTACCTTTTGTTGGCTGCTGTTAGCACACTGCAAGTCATATACATTAGGCGCCTTTTCAGCAAGTCAGTGGCCTACAACCGTGTTTGA
- the LOC130720705 gene encoding early light-induced protein, chloroplastic-like: MAAMQSIISSPMIRMTTRSRVNQFTTPAVYMPSLRRNATLRVRSMAEGEPKEQPIEPVTSASPVTPSPPPPPPKPRAPKVSTKFSDVMAFGGPAPERINGRLAMIGFVAAMAVEVARGQGVFEQISDGGVPWFLGTSVVFTLASLVPLFQGVSVESKSKGLMTSDAELWNGRLAMLGLIALAFTEYVKGGTLV, from the exons ATGGCTGCTATGCAATCTATCATCTCTAGCCCTATGATCCGCATGACCACCAGGTCAAGGGTGAACCAGTTCACCACTCCTGCTGTGTACATGCCAAGCCTGAGAAGGAATGCTACCCTGAGAGTTAGGTCCATGGCTGAG GGAGAGCCAAAAGAGCAACCTATTGAACCTGTTACTAGCGCTAGCCCAGttacaccatcaccaccaccaccaccaccaaaaccTCGTGCACCAAAG GTGAGCACTAAGTTTTCTGATGTGATGGCATTTGGTGGGCCTGCACCTGAGAGGATCAATGGAAGATTGGCCATGATTGGGTTTGTAGCTGCAATGGCAGTGGAAGTTGCCAGAGGGCAGGGAGTGTTTGAACAAATATCAGATGGTGGAGTTCCATGGTTCTTGGGGACAAGTGTGGTGTTCACTCTTGCTTCTTTGGTTCCACTGTTTCAAGGGGTTAGTGTGGAGTCAAAATCCAAAGGTCTCATGACCTCTGATGCAGAACTCTGGAATGGAAGGCTTGCTATGTTGGGTTTGATTGCCTTGGCCTTTACAGAGTATGTTAAGGGAGGAACCCTGGTGTAA
- the LOC130720610 gene encoding early light-induced protein, chloroplastic-like gives MASSTSAMQSILANPMIRMTTRSRVNQFTIPSVYMPSLRRNSSLRVRSMAEEPKEQSASPVTPSPPPPKPRAPKVSTKFSDVMAFGGPAPERINGRLAMIGFVAAMAVEVARGQGVFEQISDGGVPWFLGTSVVLTLASLVPLFQGVSVESKSKGVMTSDAELWNGRLAMLGLIALAFTEYVKGGTLV, from the exons ATGGCTTCCTCAACTTCTGCTATGCAATCTATCCTGGCTAACCCTATGATCCGCATGACCACCAGGTCAAGGGTGAACCAGTTCACCATTCCTTCTGTCTACATGCCAAGCCTGAGAAGGAACTCTAGCTTGAGAGTTAGGTCCATGGCTGAAGAGCCAAAAGAGCAAAGTGCTAGCCCAGTtactccatcaccaccaccaccaaaaccTCGTGCACCAAAG GTGAGCACTAAGTTTTCAGATGTGATGGCATTTGGTGGGCCTGCACCTGAGAGGATCAATGGAAGATTGGCCATGATTGGGTTTGTAGCTGCAATGGCAGTGGAAGTTGCCAGAGGGCAGGGAGTGTTTGAACAAATATCAGATGGTGGAGTTCCATGGTTCTTGGGAACTAGTGTGGTGCTCACTCTAGCTTCATTGGTTCCACTGTTTCAAGGGGTTAGTGTGGAGTCAAAGTCCAAAGGAGTCATGACCTCTGATGCAGAGCTCTGGAATGGAAGGCTTGCTATGTTGGGTTTGATTGCCTTGGCCTTTACAGAGTATGTTAAGGGAGGAACCCTGGTGTAA
- the LOC130717236 gene encoding early light-induced protein, chloroplastic-like, whose translation MASSTSAMQSILANPMIRMTTRSRVNQFTIPSVYMPSQRRNSSLRVRSMAEEPKKQPIEPATSASPVTPSAPPPKPRAPKVSTKFSDVMAFGGPAPERINGRLAMIGFVAAMAVEVARGQGVFEQISDGGVPWFLGTSVVLTLASLVPLFQGVSVESKSKGVMTSDAELWNGRLAMLGLIALAFTEYVKGGILV comes from the exons ATGGCTTCCTCAACTTCTGCTATGCAATCTATCCTGGCTAACCCTATGATCCGCATGACCACCAGGTCAAGGGTGAACCAGTTCACCATTCCTTCTGTCTACATGCCAAGCCAGAGAAGGAACTCTAGCCTGAGAGTTAGGTCCATGGCTGAAGAGCCAAAAAAGCAACCTATTGAACCTGCTACTAGTGCAAGCCCAGTTACTCCATCAGCACCACCACCAAAACCTCGTGCACCAAAG GTGAGCACTAAGTTTTCAGATGTGATGGCATTTGGTGGGCCTGCACCTGAGAGGATCAATGGAAGATTGGCCATGATTGGGTTTGTAGCTGCAATGGCAGTGGAAGTTGCCAGAGGGCAGGGAGTGTTTGAACAAATATCAGATGGTGGAGTTCCATGGTTCTTGGGGACTAGTGTGGTGCTCACTCTAGCTTCATTGGTTCCATTGTTTCAAGGGGTTAGTGTGGAATCAAAGTCCAAAGGAGTCATGACCTCTGATGCAGAGCTCTGGAATGGAAGGCTTGCTATGTTGGGTTTGATTGCCTTGGCCTTTACAGAGTATGTTAAGGGAGGAATCCTGGTGTAA
- the LOC130717235 gene encoding uncharacterized protein LOC130717235 isoform X1 — MGSVPSTPRNRGAFSPETAEYLIGTFVGDESFPVSSEFWQKLLELPLNVQWPTDRVQQACELLAKNNLHTKHLAKILFHLACCLQESMSTSGGLPLDYEKAANAVYISSVFLKHLIENDVQLCLSLDLDEALPKDVLADQTIENLVMRNVLNFIASVEVSSHTCLLHLELLNFMIIAMSTQLLCGPSPGPNDVNPFLDAAMAQDSSLVNSVVRKLFLNFTARPSVSFNRATYSVFYDGSQSSVLQRVGSAAANIVLLPFSYLVSSSGEGSRSAIAESSLYVLLVLIHYHKYAISEDYSAIEDKKSSTSDSLLKENLYFTDNPYCKALEHAIDCELDRVDVEGNAHSGRHIKLPFASLFDTLGICLPDEAAVLLLYSLLQGNAAFLEYVLVRTDIDTLLMPILEALYNAQRRTANQIYMLLIILLILSQDSSFNASTHKLILTGVPWYKERLLHQTSLGSLMVIILIRTVQYNLSKLRDVYLHTTCLATLANMAPHAHRLSAYASQRLVSLFDMLSRKYSKLTDRRDNKLHSAKGNSIEGNNLVDDVSTELHIYTDFLRLVLEIINAILTYALPRNPEVVYAVMHRQEVFLPYKNHPRFNELLENIYTVLDFFNSRMDAHRVDGDWSVNEVLQVIIINCRSWRGDGMKMFTQLRFTYEQESHPEEFFIPYVWQLVLSRCGFTFNPGAINLFPVDLHPDRLENGVVESTLENGGFDRPEYQLDP; from the exons ATGGGGTCGGTGCCGTCAACGCCGAGAAACCGTGGCGCATTCTCGCCGGAGACGGCGGAGTATCTTATCGGGACTTTTGTCGGTGACGAGTCGTTTCCGGTTTCGTCTGAGTTTTGGCAGAAATTGCTGGAGCTTCCTCTCAATGTTCAATGGCCTACTGATCGTGTTCAGCAAGCTTGCGAGCTATTGG CCAAAAACAATCTGCACACCAAGCATCTTGCAAAGATTTTGTTCCATCTAGCATGCTGCTTGCAAGAGTCGATGTCTACCTCCGGTGGGCTACCCTTGGATTATGAAAAGGCTGCTAATGCAGTTTACATTAGTTCAGTATTTTTAAAGCACTTGATTGAAAATGATGTCCAGTTATGCCTGTCTCTTGATTTAGATGAGGCTTTACCGAAGGATGTTTTGGCAG ATCAAACTATTGAAAATCTCGTTATGCGGAATGTGCTGAACTTTATAGCATCAGTAGAAGTGAG TTCCCACACATGTCTCCTACATTTAGAGCTGCTTAATTTCATGATTATTGCAATGTCAACTCAACTTCTCTGTGGGCCATCTCCTGGACCCAATGACGTGAACCCATTTCTCGATGCAGCAATGGCTCAG GACAGCTCTCTGGTTAATTCAGTTGTTCGGAAGTTATTTCTAAATTTTACTGCCCGCCCTAGTGTTTCATTCAACAGGGCAACTTATTCCGTCTTTTATGACGGAAGTCAGAGTAGTGTGCTACAGAGAGTTGGTTCTGCAGCTG CAAATATTGTTTTATTGCCATTCAGTTATTTGGTCAGTTCAAGCGGTGAAGGGTCAAGAAGTGCTATAGCGGAGAGCAGTCTTTACGTGCTTCTTGTTCTGATTCATTATCATAAATATGCTATTAGTGAGGATTACTCTGCCATTGAGGATAAAAAGTCTTCCACATCAGATTCTTTACTCAAAGAAAATCTTTATTTTACTGACAACCCCTACTGCAAGGCCTTGGAGCATGCAATTGATTGTGAAt TGGATCGGGTAGATGTTGAGGGCAATGCACACAGTGGTCGACACATAAAGTTGCCTTTTGCTTCATTGTTTGATACACTTGGCAT ATGCTTACCTGATGAGGCAGCTGTCCTACTGCTTTATTCTTTGTTACAAGGAAATGCGGCCTTTCTTGAGTATGTCTTGGTGCGGACTGATATAGATACATTG TTAATGCCGATTTTGGAAGCTCTATACAATGCTCAAAGAAGAACAGCTAATCAAATTTACATGTTGCTGATTATACTTCTTATACTCAGTCAAGATTCTTCTTTCAATGCGAGCACTCATAAGCTG ATATTGACTGGTGTTCCGTGGTACAAAGAACGTCTTCTCCATCAGACTTCTCTTGGTTCCCTCATGGTCATAATTCTTATCAGAACTGTGCAGTATAATTTGTCTAAACTACGG gATGTCTATCTCCACACAACATGTCTGGCAACATTGGCTAACATGGCACCTCATGCCCATCGTTTGAGCGCATATGCATCTCAGAGACTAGTCAGCCTTTTTGATATGCTTTCACGCAA GTATAGCAAATTAACAGATCGCCGAGATAATAAGCTCCATAGTGCAAAAGGAAACTCAATTGAAGGAAACAACCTTGTAGATGATGTG TCAACTGAGTTACACATTTATACTGACTTCTTAAGACTTGTACTGGAAATAATAAATGCAATCCTGACTTATGCGCTGCCTCGGAATCCTGAG GTTGTATATGCAGTAATGCACAGGCAGGAAGTCTTTCTGCCATACAAGAATCATCCACGCTTCAATGAACTGCTTGAAAACATTTATACT GTGTTAGACTTTTTCAATAGTCGTATGGATGCCCATCGAGTAGATGGTGACTGGTCAGTTAATGAAGTGCTCCAAGTGATAATTATCAATTGTCGTTCGTGGAGGGGTGATGGAATGAAG ATGTTTACTCAACTGCGCTTCACATATGAACAAGAGAGTCATCCAGAGGAGTTTTTCATCCCATATGTCTGGCAACTAGTATTATCTCGTTG TGGATTCACATTCAACCCAGGGGCGATAAACTTGTTTCCAGTTGATCTACATCCAGAT AGACTTGAAAATGGGGTGGTGGAAAGCACACTTGAAAATGGTGGTTTTGACAGGCCTGAGTATCAGCTTGATCCATAG
- the LOC130717235 gene encoding uncharacterized protein LOC130717235 isoform X2: protein MGSVPSTPRNRGAFSPETAEYLIGTFVGDESFPVSSEFWQKLLELPLNVQWPTDRVQQACELLAKNNLHTKHLAKILFHLACCLQESMSTSGGLPLDYEKAANAVYISSVFLKHLIENDVQLCLSLDLDEALPKDVLADQTIENLVMRNVLNFIASVEVSSHTCLLHLELLNFMIIAMSTQLLCGPSPGPNDVNPFLDAAMAQDSSLVNSVVRKLFLNFTARPSVSFNRATYSVFYDGSQSSVLQRVGSAAANIVLLPFSYLVSSSGEGSRSAIAESSLYVLLVLIHYHKYAISEDYSAIEDKKSSTSDSLLKENLYFTDNPYCKALEHAIDCELDRVDVEGNAHSGRHIKLPFASLFDTLGICLPDEAAVLLLYSLLQGNAAFLEYVLVRTDIDTLLMPILEALYNAQRRTANQIYMLLIILLILSQDSSFNASTHKLILTGVPWYKERLLHQTSLGSLMVIILIRTVQYNLSKLRDVYLHTTCLATLANMAPHAHRLSAYASQRLVSLFDMLSRKYSKLTDRRDNKLHSAKGNSIEGNNLVDDVSTELHIYTDFLRLVLEIINAILTYALPRNPEVVYAVMHRQEVFLPYKNHPRFNELLENIYTVLDFFNSRMDAHRVDGDWSVNEVLQVIIINCRSWRGDGMKMFTQLRFTYEQESHPEEFFIPYVWQLVLSRCLG from the exons ATGGGGTCGGTGCCGTCAACGCCGAGAAACCGTGGCGCATTCTCGCCGGAGACGGCGGAGTATCTTATCGGGACTTTTGTCGGTGACGAGTCGTTTCCGGTTTCGTCTGAGTTTTGGCAGAAATTGCTGGAGCTTCCTCTCAATGTTCAATGGCCTACTGATCGTGTTCAGCAAGCTTGCGAGCTATTGG CCAAAAACAATCTGCACACCAAGCATCTTGCAAAGATTTTGTTCCATCTAGCATGCTGCTTGCAAGAGTCGATGTCTACCTCCGGTGGGCTACCCTTGGATTATGAAAAGGCTGCTAATGCAGTTTACATTAGTTCAGTATTTTTAAAGCACTTGATTGAAAATGATGTCCAGTTATGCCTGTCTCTTGATTTAGATGAGGCTTTACCGAAGGATGTTTTGGCAG ATCAAACTATTGAAAATCTCGTTATGCGGAATGTGCTGAACTTTATAGCATCAGTAGAAGTGAG TTCCCACACATGTCTCCTACATTTAGAGCTGCTTAATTTCATGATTATTGCAATGTCAACTCAACTTCTCTGTGGGCCATCTCCTGGACCCAATGACGTGAACCCATTTCTCGATGCAGCAATGGCTCAG GACAGCTCTCTGGTTAATTCAGTTGTTCGGAAGTTATTTCTAAATTTTACTGCCCGCCCTAGTGTTTCATTCAACAGGGCAACTTATTCCGTCTTTTATGACGGAAGTCAGAGTAGTGTGCTACAGAGAGTTGGTTCTGCAGCTG CAAATATTGTTTTATTGCCATTCAGTTATTTGGTCAGTTCAAGCGGTGAAGGGTCAAGAAGTGCTATAGCGGAGAGCAGTCTTTACGTGCTTCTTGTTCTGATTCATTATCATAAATATGCTATTAGTGAGGATTACTCTGCCATTGAGGATAAAAAGTCTTCCACATCAGATTCTTTACTCAAAGAAAATCTTTATTTTACTGACAACCCCTACTGCAAGGCCTTGGAGCATGCAATTGATTGTGAAt TGGATCGGGTAGATGTTGAGGGCAATGCACACAGTGGTCGACACATAAAGTTGCCTTTTGCTTCATTGTTTGATACACTTGGCAT ATGCTTACCTGATGAGGCAGCTGTCCTACTGCTTTATTCTTTGTTACAAGGAAATGCGGCCTTTCTTGAGTATGTCTTGGTGCGGACTGATATAGATACATTG TTAATGCCGATTTTGGAAGCTCTATACAATGCTCAAAGAAGAACAGCTAATCAAATTTACATGTTGCTGATTATACTTCTTATACTCAGTCAAGATTCTTCTTTCAATGCGAGCACTCATAAGCTG ATATTGACTGGTGTTCCGTGGTACAAAGAACGTCTTCTCCATCAGACTTCTCTTGGTTCCCTCATGGTCATAATTCTTATCAGAACTGTGCAGTATAATTTGTCTAAACTACGG gATGTCTATCTCCACACAACATGTCTGGCAACATTGGCTAACATGGCACCTCATGCCCATCGTTTGAGCGCATATGCATCTCAGAGACTAGTCAGCCTTTTTGATATGCTTTCACGCAA GTATAGCAAATTAACAGATCGCCGAGATAATAAGCTCCATAGTGCAAAAGGAAACTCAATTGAAGGAAACAACCTTGTAGATGATGTG TCAACTGAGTTACACATTTATACTGACTTCTTAAGACTTGTACTGGAAATAATAAATGCAATCCTGACTTATGCGCTGCCTCGGAATCCTGAG GTTGTATATGCAGTAATGCACAGGCAGGAAGTCTTTCTGCCATACAAGAATCATCCACGCTTCAATGAACTGCTTGAAAACATTTATACT GTGTTAGACTTTTTCAATAGTCGTATGGATGCCCATCGAGTAGATGGTGACTGGTCAGTTAATGAAGTGCTCCAAGTGATAATTATCAATTGTCGTTCGTGGAGGGGTGATGGAATGAAG ATGTTTACTCAACTGCGCTTCACATATGAACAAGAGAGTCATCCAGAGGAGTTTTTCATCCCATATGTCTGGCAACTAGTATTATCTCGTTG CCTTGGATGA